From the Halodesulfovibrio sp. genome, one window contains:
- a CDS encoding CoB--CoM heterodisulfide reductase iron-sulfur subunit B family protein: MSISVGYYPGCSGSGTSVEYDKSTRAVCKKLGIELNEIDDWSCCGSTPAHTVNHTLSAALSARNLVLAAKQGQDEVITPCPSCLANLRTASHKIADENYRPKVEELLDESCEEAASVVSTLQLIVEKVGLDAIKKAVVKPLKDLNVACYYGCIMNRPPELMQFDDPENPMAMDKIMEACGATVLPFPLKVECCGAAAGMPKKDIVTELSGRLLDVADSLNTEIIVTACPLCQMNLDLRQGQVNRANGTRYDIPVVYFTQLLGLALGLSAEEVGLSKLVVDPTPRLRFAGVL, from the coding sequence ATGTCCATTTCTGTAGGATACTACCCGGGCTGTTCCGGTAGTGGAACGTCTGTAGAATATGACAAATCCACCCGCGCAGTCTGTAAAAAGCTCGGTATCGAGCTTAATGAAATCGACGATTGGAGCTGTTGCGGCTCCACTCCGGCTCATACAGTAAACCACACTCTTTCTGCTGCTCTTTCTGCACGTAACCTCGTACTTGCAGCAAAACAGGGTCAGGATGAGGTTATTACTCCTTGTCCTAGCTGTCTTGCTAACCTTCGCACAGCATCACATAAAATCGCAGATGAAAACTACCGCCCGAAGGTAGAAGAACTTCTCGATGAATCTTGTGAGGAAGCTGCAAGCGTTGTTTCTACATTGCAGCTTATCGTAGAAAAAGTTGGGCTGGACGCTATCAAAAAGGCTGTTGTTAAACCGCTTAAAGACCTTAACGTAGCTTGTTACTACGGCTGCATTATGAACCGTCCACCGGAACTCATGCAGTTTGATGATCCTGAAAATCCAATGGCAATGGATAAGATCATGGAAGCGTGTGGCGCAACTGTACTGCCTTTCCCGCTTAAAGTTGAATGCTGCGGTGCTGCTGCCGGTATGCCGAAGAAAGACATTGTTACTGAGCTTTCCGGTCGTCTGCTTGATGTTGCAGATAGCCTGAACACAGAGATTATTGTAACTGCCTGTCCATTATGCCAGATGAACCTTGATCTTCGTCAGGGACAGGTAAACCGTGCAAACGGCACCCGTTACGATATTCCGGTTGTGTACTTTACACAGCTGCTCGGTTTGGCTCTTGGTCTTTCTGCGGAAGAGGTTGGCTTGTCCAAACTCGTAGTAGACCCGACACCTCGTCTGCGTTTTGCTGGCGTTTTATA
- a CDS encoding 4Fe-4S dicluster domain-containing protein: METIPLNSPDKEFIREVQERSGQNVLSCYQCGNCTAGCPYNFAYDLSVSRIMRLVQLGQRDAVLKSHSIWLCATCQSCTTRCPNSIDVAKIMDVLRHMAREAGYATERNVKAFGDAFLESVEKHGRVYELGVTASYITKTGRFWTDVDLAPAMLPKNKLSIKPHEIRGKEHVSEIFKRFRERGAAKENS; encoded by the coding sequence ATGGAAACTATCCCTCTTAACTCACCGGATAAAGAATTCATCCGTGAAGTTCAGGAGAGAAGCGGACAGAATGTGCTAAGTTGTTACCAGTGTGGCAACTGTACTGCTGGCTGTCCCTATAATTTCGCGTATGACCTTTCTGTTAGTCGCATAATGCGTCTTGTGCAGCTTGGTCAGCGTGATGCCGTTCTTAAAAGCCATTCTATTTGGCTGTGTGCTACTTGTCAGTCCTGTACAACTCGTTGTCCAAACAGTATTGATGTTGCCAAAATTATGGATGTTCTGCGTCATATGGCACGCGAAGCTGGTTACGCAACTGAGCGTAACGTTAAAGCTTTTGGTGACGCTTTCCTTGAGTCAGTCGAAAAGCACGGTCGTGTGTATGAGCTTGGCGTAACGGCTTCATACATCACTAAAACAGGTAGATTCTGGACAGACGTTGATCTTGCTCCAGCTATGCTCCCTAAAAATAAGCTTTCGATTAAACCGCACGAAATTCGCGGTAAAGAACACGTTTCTGAAATCTTCAAACGTTTCAGAGAACGCGGCGCTGCCAAGGAGAACAGTTAA
- a CDS encoding metal-dependent hydrolase has protein sequence MPGYKGHLAGGAALGGSTIAAAVYFSYLPKDIWLLAALFSIAVMASLFPDTDTESKGQNFFYSIMALTDVVLIINKYYEWAAILGLFAMLPALGKHRGWTHTWWAMLIVPAPIMILPWIFFREDWMVTLPFYLAAVVGYFSHLLLDREF, from the coding sequence ATGCCCGGATATAAAGGACACCTTGCAGGTGGCGCAGCGTTAGGGGGCAGCACCATAGCTGCCGCAGTTTATTTTTCATATCTTCCAAAAGACATATGGCTTCTGGCAGCACTTTTTTCCATCGCAGTTATGGCATCATTGTTTCCAGATACGGACACCGAATCCAAAGGGCAAAATTTTTTCTACTCCATAATGGCTCTCACCGACGTAGTACTTATCATTAATAAATATTATGAGTGGGCAGCGATTTTAGGATTATTTGCCATGCTTCCGGCATTAGGAAAACACAGAGGCTGGACGCATACATGGTGGGCTATGCTCATTGTTCCGGCTCCTATCATGATTCTTCCTTGGATATTTTTTAGGGAAGACTGGATGGTAACCCTGCCCTTCTACTTAGCCGCAGTAGTCGGATATTTTTCTCACCTGCTGCTGGACAGAGAGTTTTAA